Proteins from a single region of Abyssalbus ytuae:
- a CDS encoding Fur family transcriptional regulator — MDERAEQFLESKHIRVTAMRLLIFKFLSDKKTAVALTDIENSFEKADRTTLYRTIKTFEEKRIVHQIDDGTGIVKYALCEKGCKCIIEKDLHVHFHCNQCDKTLCLTEHKIPHIRLPEGYVSENINLVVKGICNKCSD; from the coding sequence ATGGATGAGAGAGCAGAACAATTTTTAGAGTCTAAACATATACGTGTTACTGCTATGCGGTTACTTATTTTTAAATTTCTTTCGGATAAGAAGACAGCCGTTGCATTAACCGACATTGAAAATTCTTTTGAAAAAGCAGATAGAACTACCTTATACCGTACTATAAAAACATTTGAAGAAAAAAGAATTGTTCACCAAATTGATGATGGTACAGGAATTGTAAAATACGCTTTATGTGAAAAAGGATGTAAATGTATAATAGAAAAAGATTTACATGTGCATTTTCACTGTAATCAATGTGATAAAACCCTCTGCCTTACTGAACACAAAATACCCCATATAAGACTCCCTGAAGGCTATGTTTCGGAAAATATAAATCTGGTCGTAAAAGGTATATGCAATAAATGTAGCGATTAA
- a CDS encoding heavy metal translocating P-type ATPase, with product MDKKKINLKDPTSRENSHSRFGRSFQLSKNLKKYFPAIISLILLLTGILINDLIQEPVKIIWYILVYMPVGFPVIKEGWKNILKGNFFTEFFLMSVATIGAFAIGEYPEAVAVMLFYSIGELFQSAAVTKAKNNIKSLLDVRPKEARTYKNGKIVKMVPEKVEIGDKIQVRAGEKVALDGVLLSEKASLNTAAITGESKPDVLKKGEQVYASSINLENVIEVEVTKKFEDSSIARILHMVQTATTRKSKTELFIRKFAKVYTPIVVFTAVGLTFVPYLFTDDYVFTDWLYRALIFLVVSCPCALIISIPLGYFGGLGAASKNCILFKGASFLDAITKITTLVTDKTGTLTKGVFKVKSIKAIDIDETELMRYLQAIEEQSTHPIAKAILTRNGKSIYKAQEVTEIAGKGLKGRVNNKKILAGSSELMKSHNVHLPRKLSEIVESVVFVAIDNHFSGYIIIADEVKEDAKIFIEKLHKTGIKDIRMLSGDKDSVTQKVARELGIENAKGGLLPEDKLHEIEKIIQIPGAKVAFVGDGINDAPVMAASHVGIAMGGLGSDVAIETADVIIQTDQPSKIVQAVKIGRATRKVVWQNMVLAFGVKLIVLALGAGGLATMWEAVFADVGVALLAILNAVRLQRMSF from the coding sequence ATGGACAAAAAGAAGATAAATTTAAAAGATCCAACATCTCGTGAGAATTCACATTCCAGATTCGGCCGGTCTTTTCAACTTTCAAAGAACTTAAAAAAATATTTTCCGGCAATTATAAGTCTGATACTGCTGCTGACGGGAATTTTGATAAATGATTTAATCCAAGAACCTGTTAAAATAATCTGGTATATTCTTGTTTATATGCCGGTAGGCTTTCCGGTTATAAAAGAGGGGTGGAAAAATATTCTGAAAGGGAATTTTTTTACTGAATTTTTTTTAATGTCTGTGGCTACAATTGGGGCTTTTGCAATTGGTGAATATCCTGAAGCTGTAGCAGTAATGCTGTTTTATTCAATAGGAGAGTTGTTTCAAAGTGCTGCTGTTACCAAAGCTAAAAATAACATAAAAAGTTTGCTTGATGTGAGGCCCAAAGAAGCCAGGACTTATAAAAATGGAAAAATAGTAAAAATGGTACCTGAAAAGGTAGAAATAGGAGATAAAATTCAGGTAAGGGCAGGAGAGAAGGTTGCTTTAGATGGAGTTTTACTTTCTGAGAAAGCTTCTTTAAATACGGCTGCCATAACAGGTGAAAGCAAACCTGATGTTTTGAAAAAAGGAGAACAAGTATATGCCAGCAGCATAAATCTGGAGAATGTTATTGAAGTTGAAGTTACTAAAAAATTTGAGGATAGTTCAATTGCCCGTATTCTTCATATGGTGCAAACTGCAACTACGCGCAAATCTAAAACAGAACTCTTTATACGAAAATTTGCAAAAGTTTATACGCCCATAGTTGTATTTACAGCTGTAGGCTTAACTTTCGTTCCTTATCTTTTTACTGATGATTATGTTTTTACCGATTGGCTTTACCGGGCCCTTATTTTTTTGGTTGTTTCTTGTCCCTGTGCCTTGATAATATCAATCCCATTAGGATATTTTGGTGGTTTGGGAGCAGCTTCAAAAAACTGTATCCTTTTTAAAGGTGCTTCATTTTTAGATGCTATTACTAAAATAACGACGTTGGTAACAGATAAAACCGGGACGCTTACAAAAGGTGTTTTTAAAGTAAAAAGTATAAAGGCGATTGATATTGATGAAACTGAACTGATGCGATATTTACAGGCTATTGAAGAACAATCAACTCACCCTATAGCAAAAGCCATATTGACCCGTAACGGAAAAAGCATTTACAAAGCTCAGGAAGTAACTGAAATTGCCGGAAAAGGACTAAAAGGAAGAGTGAATAATAAAAAGATTCTGGCAGGGAGTAGTGAATTAATGAAGTCACATAATGTGCATTTGCCCCGGAAATTGAGTGAAATAGTAGAATCGGTAGTGTTTGTTGCGATAGATAATCATTTTTCCGGTTATATTATTATAGCAGATGAAGTGAAAGAAGATGCCAAAATTTTTATAGAAAAGTTGCATAAAACAGGAATAAAAGATATCAGAATGTTATCCGGAGATAAAGATTCAGTGACTCAAAAAGTAGCGCGTGAATTGGGAATTGAAAATGCCAAGGGAGGGTTATTACCCGAGGATAAACTTCACGAAATAGAAAAAATAATTCAAATTCCGGGTGCAAAAGTAGCTTTTGTGGGAGATGGAATTAATGATGCACCAGTAATGGCTGCTAGTCATGTAGGCATTGCTATGGGAGGTTTGGGAAGTGATGTGGCTATTGAAACTGCTGATGTAATTATTCAAACCGATCAGCCTTCTAAAATAGTTCAGGCCGTTAAAATAGGAAGAGCGACACGTAAGGTTGTATGGCAAAATATGGTATTGGCCTTTGGAGTTAAGCTTATTGTGCTTGCTCTTGGAGCCGGCGGATTAGCAACTATGTGGGAAGCTGTTTTTGCTGATGTAGGGGTAGCTTTACTGGCTATTTTGAATGCAGTTAGATTGCAACGAATGAGTTTTTAA
- a CDS encoding lipocalin family protein → MQQLTKSNFMNKNAILILSFLLIVMTSCSLSKVNKSYRNSINGTWTLTDVSYENASGQFKSVLFNDAEDICFEGSEWFFRANNSTGYYNIPASSLCEPGNRYIRWSVVEGDSTYHQLQFKFTDEKKKDLSGLGYRLIISSVSDEQMVLRNNVLVDGERVTIVYNFNRKTF, encoded by the coding sequence ATGCAACAATTAACAAAATCCAATTTTATGAATAAAAATGCAATTTTAATATTGAGTTTTTTGCTCATTGTAATGACATCTTGTTCTTTATCAAAAGTGAACAAATCATACAGAAACTCTATTAACGGAACGTGGACATTAACCGATGTATCTTATGAAAATGCATCTGGTCAGTTTAAATCGGTATTGTTTAATGATGCTGAAGATATTTGTTTTGAAGGAAGTGAATGGTTCTTCAGAGCAAATAACAGTACAGGTTATTATAATATACCAGCTTCTTCATTATGTGAACCTGGAAACAGATATATAAGATGGTCTGTAGTGGAAGGAGATAGTACCTATCATCAACTTCAATTCAAATTTACTGATGAAAAGAAAAAAGATCTAAGTGGTTTAGGATACAGGCTAATTATTTCTTCGGTTTCTGATGAGCAAATGGTACTTAGAAATAACGTGCTTGTTGATGGCGAACGGGTAACAATAGTTTATAATTTTAACAGAAAAACATTTTAA
- a CDS encoding OmpA family protein has translation MKKIKISSLALLLVLSLSVSCNAVQNANNKQKGAVIGAAGGAVLGGVIGNNVGNKKNSVLGAIIGGVVGGAAGAYIGDRMDRQAERIEEEIPGAEVTRVGEGINVTFDESSGVYFATNKYNINSASATTLDKLAGIFKEYPKSNILVEGHTDSDGSEAYNMTLSQNRADAVTSYLLSKGLDNTRFTTKWYGETQPRYPNDTAENKAKNRRVELAIVASDELIEEAKTKTE, from the coding sequence ATGAAAAAAATTAAAATAAGTAGTTTAGCTTTATTATTAGTTTTGTCGCTGAGTGTAAGTTGTAATGCAGTGCAAAATGCCAACAACAAACAAAAAGGTGCAGTGATTGGAGCTGCAGGAGGTGCAGTTTTAGGAGGAGTAATTGGAAATAATGTAGGGAATAAGAAAAATTCTGTATTAGGAGCCATTATTGGTGGTGTAGTTGGTGGTGCAGCAGGAGCATATATAGGTGACAGAATGGACAGACAGGCTGAACGTATAGAAGAAGAAATTCCCGGAGCTGAAGTAACCAGGGTGGGTGAAGGAATTAATGTAACATTTGATGAGAGCAGTGGAGTATATTTTGCTACTAATAAATATAATATTAATTCAGCTTCTGCTACAACTTTAGATAAATTAGCAGGAATATTCAAAGAATATCCAAAATCCAATATTCTTGTAGAAGGTCATACCGATTCAGACGGAAGTGAGGCTTATAATATGACACTATCACAAAACCGTGCTGATGCAGTAACCAGTTATTTACTATCTAAAGGTTTGGATAATACCAGGTTTACCACAAAATGGTATGGTGAGACTCAACCACGGTATCCTAATGACACAGCTGAAAATAAGGCGAAGAACAGAAGGGTGGAATTAGCAATAGTTGCAAGCGATGAATTAATCGAAGAAGCTAAAACAAAAACAGAATAA
- a CDS encoding dienelactone hydrolase family protein — protein MFKKIILPLFIIAFISCKQTEKKETDSEVKVENEEKVIKVVREEIIYETDSLKMKGYIAYDENKEEKVPGILIIHEWWGHNDYVRKRAEMLAELGYVAFAIDMYGDGKQASHPDDAGKFAMNVMKNIDVAKARFNAALTTLKNNPHVYSEKVAAIGYCFGGSVALTMANTGADLNAVAAFHSGVELPVMPNNDLKAAVLVCNGAADPFVSPESVAAYTKAMDSIKAEYKYVAYEDALHAFTSKDADSLGKKFDLPLAYNQEADEKSWEELKRFLNEAFYNYKSN, from the coding sequence ATGTTTAAAAAAATTATACTGCCATTATTTATAATAGCTTTTATAAGCTGTAAGCAAACAGAGAAAAAAGAAACTGACTCCGAAGTAAAAGTTGAAAATGAAGAAAAAGTTATTAAAGTAGTAAGGGAAGAAATCATTTATGAAACCGACTCACTTAAAATGAAGGGATATATTGCTTATGATGAAAATAAAGAAGAGAAAGTACCTGGAATTTTAATAATTCATGAATGGTGGGGACATAACGATTATGTTAGAAAAAGAGCAGAGATGCTTGCTGAATTAGGATACGTTGCATTTGCAATAGATATGTATGGAGACGGAAAACAGGCTTCACATCCTGATGATGCCGGAAAATTTGCTATGAATGTAATGAAAAATATTGATGTGGCTAAGGCCAGATTTAATGCAGCATTAACCACTTTAAAGAATAATCCGCATGTATACTCTGAGAAGGTGGCTGCTATAGGATATTGTTTTGGAGGAAGTGTGGCTCTTACTATGGCCAACACAGGTGCCGATTTAAATGCGGTAGCTGCATTTCACAGTGGAGTTGAACTTCCGGTAATGCCCAATAATGATTTAAAAGCTGCAGTGTTGGTGTGTAATGGTGCTGCAGATCCTTTTGTTTCCCCTGAATCGGTTGCAGCATATACCAAAGCCATGGATAGTATAAAAGCTGAATATAAATATGTTGCCTATGAAGATGCTTTGCACGCTTTTACAAGTAAAGATGCCGATTCGTTAGGAAAAAAATTTGACTTACCCCTTGCCTATAATCAGGAGGCTGATGAAAAGTCATGGGAAGAACTAAAAAGATTTTTAAACGAAGCTTTTTATAATTATAAAAGTAATTAA
- a CDS encoding isopenicillin N synthase family dioxygenase, with protein sequence MNKIPSVDLREFLSDDAALKQKFIDEIGKAYEEIGFVALKGHFLSDELVEKLYAEIKKFFDLPQEIKNKYEIEGIGGQRGYTSFGKEHAKGQKEGDLKEFWHFGQYVENDPALEAQYPPNVIVKELSEFNKVGKETYKMLEKTAKYVLRALALHLGLKETYFDEYIKNGNSILRPIHYPPITTEPKNAVRAAAHGDINLITLLMGAQGKGLQVQNHNGEWVDAIAQPDELMINVGDMLSRLTNNKLKSTIHQVVNPPRELWGTSRYSIPFFMHPVSDMKLNCLENCIDEDHPKLYEDITAGEFLHERLVELGLIKS encoded by the coding sequence ATGAATAAAATACCCAGTGTAGATTTAAGGGAGTTTTTATCTGACGATGCTGCGTTAAAACAAAAATTTATTGATGAAATAGGGAAAGCATACGAAGAAATTGGTTTTGTTGCTTTAAAAGGCCATTTTCTTTCTGATGAACTAGTTGAAAAGCTATATGCAGAGATTAAAAAATTTTTTGATCTGCCACAGGAAATAAAAAACAAATATGAAATAGAAGGTATAGGAGGACAAAGAGGATATACTTCATTTGGAAAGGAACATGCAAAAGGCCAAAAAGAAGGAGATTTAAAAGAGTTCTGGCATTTTGGCCAATATGTTGAAAATGATCCTGCTTTAGAAGCACAATATCCTCCGAATGTTATTGTAAAAGAATTATCTGAATTTAACAAAGTAGGTAAAGAAACCTATAAAATGCTTGAAAAAACAGCTAAATACGTTTTAAGAGCTTTGGCACTTCATTTAGGTTTAAAAGAAACTTATTTTGACGAATATATAAAGAACGGAAATTCTATTTTAAGGCCTATACATTACCCCCCTATCACCACAGAACCAAAAAATGCAGTCCGGGCCGCAGCACACGGAGATATTAACCTTATCACCTTGTTAATGGGAGCTCAGGGTAAAGGTTTACAAGTTCAGAATCATAATGGTGAATGGGTTGATGCCATCGCTCAACCCGATGAATTAATGATTAATGTTGGTGATATGCTTTCAAGGTTAACCAATAATAAATTAAAATCTACCATTCATCAGGTGGTTAACCCACCGAGAGAGCTTTGGGGAACTTCAAGATATTCAATCCCGTTTTTTATGCATCCGGTAAGTGATATGAAATTGAATTGTCTTGAAAATTGTATAGACGAAGACCATCCTAAACTTTATGAAGATATAACCGCAGGTGAATTTCTTCATGAACGTTTAGTTGAACTGGGATTAATTAAAAGTTAA